A part of Melospiza georgiana isolate bMelGeo1 chromosome 16, bMelGeo1.pri, whole genome shotgun sequence genomic DNA contains:
- the PMM2 gene encoding phosphomannomutase 2: MAAFMQRLRQKMKVGVVGGSDLAKIREQLGEDVIEKYDYVFSENGLVAYKDGKFLSKQSIQGHLGEDILQDVINYCLGYLAKIRLPKKRGTFIEFRNGMLNVSPIGRNCSQEERLEFYEFDKKEHIREKFVADLQREFAGKGLTFSIGGQISIDVFPEGWDKRYCLGIVAKDGYKTIYFFGDKTMPGGNDYEIFTDSRTEGHSVTSPEDTRRICEELFFK; the protein is encoded by the exons ATGGCGGCGTTCATGCAGCGTCTGCGGCAGAAGATGAAGGTGGGGGTGGTGGGCGGCTCGGACCTGGCCAAGATCCGCGAGCAGCTGGGCGAGGACG TGATTGAGAAATATGACTATGTGTTCTCAGAAAATGGCCTGGTAGCATACAAAGATGGGAAGTTCCTGAGCAAGCAG agcattcagggccacctgggcgAGGACATCCTTCAAGATGTCATCAACTACTGCCTGGGCTACCTTGCAAAGATCAGACTGCCAAAGAAGAG AGGCACTTTCATTGAGTTCAGAAATGGGATGTTAAATGTGTCCCCCATTGGAAGAAACTGCAGCCAGGAAGAACGACTTGAGTTCTATGAATTTGATAAA AAGGAGCATATAAGAGAGAAATTTGTAGCTGATCTACAAAGAGAATTTGCAGGCAAAGGCCTCACATTTTCAATAG GAGGGCAGATCAGCATCGATGTGTTCCCAGAGGGCTGGGATAAAAGGTACTGCTTAGGAATTGTTGCCAAGGATGGATACAAGACTATTTATTTCTTTGGAGACAAGACCATGCCA GGAGGGAATGACTATGAAATTTTCACAGACTCCAGAACAGAAGGCCACAGTGTCACATCCCCGGAGGATACAAGAAGAATCTGTGAAGagctattttttaaataa
- the TMEM186 gene encoding transmembrane protein 186 → MAAAWLCTGRTAACTAAPFGRSLQKELWTRPWRREAARLPWIAGSWQCLQSQIQRAHGARSYLRRPREPSVCLSHLAPAAVVQQKAVRGRTEEFKLVYRFPGIKYCRILSRLKLLQTATSMIMLPPICYLYLQGQVSQNILLYTTGIAVFAGAMLYGMSYFFRRVIGFIYLSETGQTVRVAHLTFWGRRNDIYCPIETVVTLDEVGDSKDELLHQFKRYNSTDTLYFTIKYGQIVDRQKFTQIFGAFV, encoded by the exons ATGGCGGCG GCTTGGCTCTGCACGGGCAGGActgcagcctgcacagcagcacctttTGGGAGATCGCTGCAGAAGGAGCTCTGGACAAGGCCATGGAGAAGGGAAGCTGCTCGCCTGCCCTGGATTGCTGGTTCGTGGCAGTGTTTGCAGTCACAAATCCAGCGAGCTCACGGTGCCAGGAGTTACCTCAGGAGACCCCGAGAGCCGTCCGTGTGCCTGTCCCACTTGGCCCCTGCTGCTGTGGTCCAGCAGAAGGCTGTGCGTGGCAGGACAGAAGAGTTCAAACTGGTCTACAGGTTCCCAGGGATAAAATACTGCAGGATCCTGTCGAGactgaagctgctgcagacTGCCACCTCCATGATCATGCTGCCTCCCATCTGCTACCTCTACCTGCAGGGCCAGGTGTCCCAGAATATCCTCCTCTACACAACTGGCATCGCTGTCTTTGCTGGGGCAATGCTGTATGGTATGAGCTACTTTTTCAGAAGAGTTATTGGATTTATCTACTTGAGTGAAACTGGACAAACTGTCAGAGTGGCCCACTTGACATTTTGGGGAAGACGTAATGACATTTACTGTCCCATAGAGACAGTGGTGACTTTGGATGAAGTTGGAGATAGCAAGGACGAGCTCCTTCACCAGTTCAAGCGGTATAACAGTACAGATACTTTGTATTTTACAATTAAGTATGGCCAGATTGTAGACAGACAGAAATTTACTCAAATATTTGGAGCATTTGTGTGA